The sequence GCACCCACTTCAGCTCGTTGCTGAGCTCCAGGCGGAGGGCGTCGAAGTGACCCTGCCTCTCCTGGAAACGCCCGCTGACGGCGGCCAGGCTGCCGCTGAACGCCTGCACCTCCTCCTGCAGGCTCCTCTTGGACGCCTCCACCTTCCTGAACTCGTAGCGGATCTGGGAGAGCTCGTGTCGCACCGCCTCGCTCTCCTCCTTGTACCAGGCTTCCTTCTCGTTGTATATGGAGACCAAGGCGTCGATGTCGTCCTGGAGAGAGTCGCGGACCGCCGCCAGGCCCAGGAAGGAGCTCTCCATCTGGCCGATGTCCTCCACCACCTGAGCGAAGCGCTCAAAGTTCACGTAGGTGTTGTTGGGCGGCATGCTGGAGTGCGACTTGATGGTGTACTCCCTCAGGCGTTTGGTCTTCAGCTGCCGGCGCTCCCGTTTCTTTGGCTCCTGGGCTTTACCTTCTTCTCTGAGCTCATTGGACTGAAGGGTTCAAAAGAAGAAGAGTTTAGAGAGCAGATAACTAAGCTGTGAAAACCCTCGTTAATAAGGATCGTTTTTTAATCGCTGAACCTAAATACGCTTTCCAGGATTCCTAAGCCTTCCATCTGACTGACAGGTGAGAAATGATCCCGGTAAAAAACTTCGTTGACTAACTGACCAGACTGGAAACATCTGTACCAAAAGATTCAGGATTTCTTGTAATTTGGTCTGGATCTGAAGGTCTTTCAGAGCTAAAACCCAGAAATGATCTGATTTGGATGTAATTTGGTCCACAGGCTGACAGGTTTCTGTTTGCAGGAAGCCGGAACTCCTGAAACAACCTCCAGACGAAGGTAGTGGCATAAGGAGTGGAGCGACTGTGTTATCAGGCGGTTACTGCAGCATCCTGCAGTCAGCAGACTCAGGTGACGTCTCGTCAGACGCTGTTACCTGCCGGTGGTCGTATTCTGCAGCTGTCCGTTATGTAGGGCTTACAGGCTTCCTGGTTCTGGAACACGTGGGATAGGAAAGAGAGCCACACCCTGAATATTTCACCTGGCCTAGTTCAAGCCCGAGAACCACAGGAGAGCTGCACCTGTGAGGCCAGCAGAATGGGAACTggaagtaagtacaattttcttgaaatcagtgtatttgtccttgatttgaacggTTAAATACGAATATTtcccaatggaattagtatttttagccctaaaatcagataattagatgtgctgcacctaaaataaaaagatggagatgagatgttactattttaagtgcagaaatcttattcaattggcagataatctaacttgcctgctcaaatcaaggacaaatacactcatttcaggaAAATATGACTTACCTTTAGTTCCCTTCTTGCAGTGTGGTGGAGGTGGGAGGGGTCTCTGGTTGTCTGAGCCCTGGTCAGGCAGCGTCTGCAGCAGCGTCATGGATGGAGGGGTGATTCTCTCcgctgtcctctcctctctctgcacATTTCTGAGGCGTTGCAGGCCCAAACCAGACAGCGATGCAGCTGGTCAGTGCATCCTCACCTCTTTCTACAGAGAGGGAGGTTGACTTGGCTGATTTTCCCCAAAGTCAAAGACAATCTCGTTTGTCTGGAGCTGATGTGGTTCTTGACCCGCCTCTGGAAGCTCTTCATCATGATCAGAGCGAACGCAGCGGGCGGTAATCGTTCATCAGGAGCTCTGCGGTGCGTCACATCAGGAAGGACGTGGATTGGTTCAGCATCAGATTAGATTATTGGACTTCAGCGATCAGAACCATTGACTCTTCTGATTGGAACAGGTCCAGAAAGGCTTACTGTTCGGCGCGCCTCGGAGCAGTTAGGGGGAAACGACCCTGTTGGAGCTCAGATATGGTTTTCTGTCCGTCTTTGAGATTTATCGTCAGTTCAGATAAATAAACAGGAACGAGTGACCGGCTGCCAGTAACAGCGAGCCTAAATGTCCGATCGCTCGTCTGTTGTGGATCGCTGGGTCATTACTTCAGTTCAGGAGCCTTTTTCTGGCTAAATGATTCTGAGTtagaaaagacaaagaaaatctCTGACGGAGCTTCAGGAACCCTGGAGATCTGTTCGTCACATTCTGAAAGAATCTTATCTGTGCAGAAACAAATTTACTTAAAGCCCTTTTCTGGAAACTAGAAACATGAACTAAAACCATTTTGACTGAAGGCTAATCTCCTGTTTTCTATcatgcaccagactgtagaggagctgagcagctccttcagtgccagacttagacatccaatctgtaaaaaggagcgctaccgcaggtcattcatccctgctgctatcagattttacaatgctgcactataactgtaaccacaatagtaataactaatgtgcaatattctaattaatacactgggctacaacccgtgcaataatcctgatgtagtgacttctgctgctattaccacctgaacataagtcagtacacatgtatgtatatatgtacaaatgtatacaatgtatatgcacatatatacgcgtaggtacgtatgtatgtaggcgtatatatatatatatatatatatatatatatatatatatatatatatatatatatatatatatatatatatatacaagtatgtatatatgtttatatacatatagatcactatgtatgtaaataagacagCATATGCCCATctctatttttttgtatttttttgtatcctttttgatccattgtatatatgaagatgactgaatgcaccttccctactctgcaccttcttgtatgaaccgatgtggcaagtgaatttctccattgtgagatcaataaagcctatcttatctcaTCTATCTTATCATATTTACAGACTGTTGGGCAGCAGCTCCTGTGAAGAGAATCATCTGCTGGAAGCGAGTAAAGCATCAGATTACCTTGATCCATGGGTGACAGAGGGCATCCTGAATGGTCAGTCTCTTCCTAGGAGACAAACACAGAACAATGGACGCCTCAGATCGTGAACGCCTCCCTCATGTGTGGAGCTCACACCTCGTTCATTACCTCTTGTCTTTCTCCAGCAGCTGGCTGATGAACTTCTTGGCCAGCTCGCTGGTGTGGCCGAAGAACTCCTCGTCAAACTCGTAGTTCACGGCTGTGATGTTCCTCAGGGTGTCCTGCTTGGTCTCCCCCAGGAACGGCGACGCCCCGCTCAGCCTGGAACCAAACAGACGCCGCTGGCCGTTAGCTCTGTGAGGCGCCGCCTGCAGCCGGAGACGTTCTGCTCACAGAGTTTGTGCTTCACTTGCAGGATGTAGGTGATCACTCCGATGCTCCACATGTCCGCCTCCAGCCCCAGAGGTTCGTAGTTCACGATCTCTGGAGCTTAAGCAGTAAACGAGACAGAAATATGGGCAGATTAGATGAGATTGATAAGATTAAGTCTTTAAATCACAGCACGTCCAGGCTGATGGTCGAAGCAGTAGCACTGATCTAGATGTGGATTTTCTGGAGATGCAGAGATgaaataagctaaaaaaaaaattaagaagaaGCTTTGAACGGTGCAGAAAGACCAATTTCCCTGAATGACTTTAAATGTCTTGCATTtcaattctgacaagacagaagttgtaatctttggaccagagtactaaaaaataaacttcttaatcaatcacttaatctggatggcattaacttggcctctggtaataaagtaaaaaatcttggtgctatttttgaccaagacatgtcatttaaatcccatattaaacaggtttccagagtttccttttttcacctcaggaatatcgccaaaatcagaaacattctgtccaggagtgatgctgaaaaactagtccatgcatttgttacttcaaggctggactattgtaattctttactatcaggaagtccacaaaatgcagttcaaagccttcagctgattcaaaatgctgcagcaagagttctgatgaaaatcaacaagagggatcatatttctccaattttagcttcccttcattggcttcctgttaaatcaagaatagaatttaaaattctccttctaacgtataaagcccttaataatcaagctccatcatatatcagagctctgattaccccgtatgttcctaacagagcactttgctctcagactgcaggtctgctggtggttcctagagtctctaaaagtagaatgggaggcagatcctttagctatcaggctcctctcctgtggaaccaactcccagttttggtccgtgaggcagacaccccgtctacttttaagactaatcttaaaactttcctttgtgacaaagcttctagtcagagtggctcatgttaccctgagctacctctatagttatgctgctataggcttaggctgctggaggacatcagggtctatttctctctctctctgctgagttctcctactgctctccattctgcattgtttgttgttatttcatcttttaagtttttgttctctgtcatttttctcttcatagaaggtacacctggtgtggcgttctgttagctgtgacatcatcaggggaggcagatcatctgagctactgctgccacCATCTTCATCTTCTAGATGGTCCAGCTGGTTCTGTCTCTCAGAGTCTAACCCTGATCTGTAGGTTTTGTGTTCCTGTCTTTCAGCACCTTCCTTATTGTTTATTATGTTCTATAGTTCTTGCCATATTAGTTAATTTCCTTATGCTAACTATTGTCTGGTGCATTTCTTAGTGTTGTCATATAGTCACGTTCTggttttctcatttatttactCTGCATTATTGGATATTACTGGATAGGTTATGTTAGTTTCTTCCTGGTGTTTCCCTGTTAATTGTTCTCCCTCAGCCAGAGGCACCAGTTAATTAGTGGATCCCACTCACCTGTGTCTCCTCGTTTAGCCTACAGCCTGCACGCACCTGTTCTCTGCTCTATTTAAGTCACTTGGTTCTTTCGTTGCCTACCGGTCCCTGCGCCCTGTTTGCTTCATCCTGGCTCTCTAAGTCGGCTCTTCTCATTAAAGCTTTCTAATTCATCATGCTGCGTCTCAATTCTTCTTTCTTGTACTTCTGATTTGACACTTTGGCCTCCATGGCATAAAGTTTGGACCCCAGTGACCTGAGAGCCTTTCAGGCCCTGAGACGTCAAACTATGTTCCTCCTGATCTCAAGAAGAGCTTAAAGGTTTGAGAGGATTTAATTCACTAAAAGAGCCTGGCAGGAATCGTTTAACGTCATCCTTGCTGCTCCGTTCTGCTCCCGGAGACGAGGAAACAACCAAACCCGTCTCACCTACAAACTCCGGCGTTCCGAAGATGTTCTTGAACTCGACTCCGGCTTCGATCGTGTGGGCGAGGCCGAAGTCGATGAGTTTGATCCTGGGCAGCGCCACGTTCTTGTCCAGCAGCATGATGTTCTCTGGCTGCAGAGACAGATGATTACTCCAGCTTAGATTCATGATGagcaaaactttttattttgctttctcAAAACATTCCTGACAGAAAACTCAGAAAACCGACTCAGCAGGGAAGAAAACAGCCGTCAGGAGTTCCTACGTGTCAGCAAACCCTCAACCTGATGTTCTCCTCCTGGTCAAGGATATCATCCATCCATGGATCCGTCAGAAGAGctgaagatgtttttatttcattttcattttaaagtgtgGTGTTCACAAAACGAGTTGTTCTCAGATTGAAGGTAAAACaggggcaacaataacgaggaattcagaccaaattGTTGCACGTCCACCTTTCTATAGATCACAACTGGAcgattttaatgtaaaaagaactaaaacatgatatgtcccctttaaagttgAAACGGTGCAACAGAAACCTGCTTTCTGCTGCAGAACTGAGCAGTTTTCAGACTGTTTCAGGAAACAATCCAAgaattaacatttgtttttagcttTCCATAAAAGGTTTGCTTGATGATAGAGCTTCTATCACAAGTTAAAGAGTTTTAATTGTTACATTAAAAAAGTAGCATAAAGTTGAGTGATGCTGAGGCCTGATATTTGTTCATTAATTTATGTCTGCACGCTGGTTTTAAGAAATCAAagaggaacattttttttattcaagtggCAATAATCATGTGTTTTAGACTGATGAGGCTGATTTGTCACCAATAAataagttttcctttctttacaAACGACTCTTGGCTTCTGCATCAGATGGATTTTAAGTTGTCTGGTCCGACCTGGAAGATCGTTTTCAGGACTGATTTTCtgtgttcttgttttcttaCAATAGAATAATCATTTGTCCATAAATGGGGGAATTTCATGTTTACTATACAGTAACGTAAAACAAAAGAGTGTAGGAGTGTTGCTAATCTGCCGTGTCTGTGACGGATCACGGCGAGCTGGGACATGACTGCAGGTCCTGAGCTCTCCATGTGACCACACCTCCTGCGTCCGGGTGGGCCAGGCAGCAGCGGGTCGTGTCGGGACAAACCTTCAGGTCAAAGTGGGCGATCTTCCTGGTGTGAAGGTAGTTCACGCCTTCCAGGATCTGCTTGATGAACTGAGTGGCCTCCTCCTCGCTCAGGGACTCCTTCTGGGCCAGGAAGTCAAAGAGCTCCCCGCCTGAGACCCTGGAACACAAACACCGCTCACCAGACTGGGTCCGTCTGCTGAATCTGCAGCAAACCATGTTGTTTACAGCAACACACAGTTAACAGTTAACAGACTGACGACACAAACAGAGTCGCTGAGTGGAAAAGCTCCTCTGCTACAAACCTCTGCCCCCTGTTGGTGTTTTAGAGAAATAGGTGAGAAAAGCCAGGCTTGTTCTGAGCTCCTCACCTCAGGCATCCCACCAGCAGAACCCTGCCAGTGGGTCACATAGTGGAGTAGCTGGTAGATTAAGATTAAGACGCTTTTTATCTTTCATTATACATACTACAAAATTTTGTAGATCAGCTGGAGGGTCAGCCTGAGCCGCTGCGACTGAGCGTGCCGCCTCTAATGGCCGACCTGAGCAGCATGTCTGTAGTGGGAGGAGAAACCGGAGCGCCCGGAGAAAACCTACGCAgacatggagaacatgcaaactccacacagaaaggccGCTGCCGAGCCCGGGACTCGAACCTTCTTGCTGTGACCGTGTCCACTGTGCTGCCCAGTAGCTCTGTTGacctgcagcaagaaggttccgggtttgaatcctgggCTGGGATCTTTCTGCGTTCTCCGTGTGCATGTCTGGCttttctccaggtactccaacttcctcccacagtccaaaaaacctGCCTGCTGGGTTTCTTGGGCTCTCCTGGTCTTTTTTTGGCCTGCATGGTTGTCCTGAGTGTCTCTATGCTGCCCTGATCTGCCGACCCGTCCAGGGTGGACCGCACGTCTCGCCCCATAACCGCTGGAGACGTGCTCCAGGCGCCCTGTGACCCGGCATGAGTAGAATAATTACCCTCTGGTGGTTTTTCTGTGGCATCATCCCTAAAAACTGCCCTTGAGAAATTGCTCTGAAATCAACAGTAATGTTCAGCTTAGAGCGAtgatggttctgacccggtgGCATATTCAGAACCTTTTGGATTTAAACGGTTTCTCCATCGATCTGTCTCCTTCCAGCCAGGGTGTATCTCACTGATAGAGGACTTCCTGTGTTCTGTCCAATCAGAGCAGAGTGCAGACAGATAGACACGCCCGCTCTCATTCCCTTCTAGGAGATTTTACCTCAGAGTGGTTCTGGAGAAACTGGACCTGAAGGTTCTGTTTAACCTGTCAGATCTGCTACAGGAGACGCTGCAGAAAGATAAAACCTTACAGAAGGTTCTGACTCCCCCTCTCTAAATGAACAGGTGGTTctggctctggttctggttctgcagcagccagTGATTCTGGATATTCCAGTTGGGCTCTGGCTGGGTGTAAATGTCAGGGAGGATAACCGACTCCTCAGAGCCGTGGTGCTATTGGCAGGGAGGAATCCTGGTGACTCCACGACGACCCTGGAGCGGTGCCGATCGTTGGCAGGAAAATGAAGACGttgaactagggctggacgataatgcAATAAAGATAAATATCGATAGATATTTCaaggatcaataaaaagttcagtggaataacagttttccttccttctacATTCCAGTCAATCAAGTAGGtttttattacagttattaatcctcccagccaatcaaaACGCAGACTCAGGatccaagctccgccccttcagagttcagagagcacgctctttccttttttttttttttttttttacttatagttttggtaaaaagttggttaaataaagggttgaatttgaattcagtgcttgtgttctgtgtctaaaaataaagcataaaatgatcagggctgcacttaaaatatgtggtgtgcatttgttgACAATTATCATTACCGATCaatatgttttctattttatcaatatgcttttttctgaTATTGTTGAATGCAGCATAAACTCAGGAAATAACTCCACAACAACCACTGCGTGCCTCCTCCACTGTCTGTGCACAAACTAAATGTTAAACCCAAACTAGGCGGATTCCTTCCTCTCCCCTTTAATCAGGGACGACTCTAGCCCTGATTAAAGTCCAGCAGCACACAGGCGGGTATAAAACCGTCTACTGCTGGTGGCGGCTGGGAGTCACTCACAGCTCCAGGATCAGCACCACGTCCGTGCGGTTCTCGTAGACGTCGTGCAGAGTGACGATGTTGGGGTGCTGGATCTGCTGCAGGATGGTCACCTCCCGCTCGATCTCCTCCCGCCGGACTCCTCGGGAGCTCGCCATGCTCTGCCGCTTCTTGATGAACTTGGCGGCGTATTCCCGACCCGAGCTTCTCTCTCTGCATTGCTTCACGATGGCGAACTGGCCACTGGAACACAGACAAGAGGAGGCAGGACTGAAGCCGGCCCAAATCAGCAGGGACGGCTGTGAGCTCCGGTTCACAGCCGCCAAGATGATCATCCAGGATCATCttggttctcctccctgttaaaggggagttttcctctccactgtcgcttcatgcatgctcagtatgagggattgctgcaaagccatcaacaatgcagacgactgtccactgtggctctacgctctttcaggaggagtgaatgctgcttggagagacttgatgcaacctgctgggtttccttagagaggaaactttctcaccaacctggaggatctgatggagtctgactttggaaagagccttgaagtgatgtgttgtggattggcgctatataaataaaatttaattgaaaatttaattgaaaccTGTTAGCGGCTGCAGAACACCTGATGATGGGGCGAAGGTTCACCTCCCAGCACATCCGGCCAGAAAGACCTGTTAAGTTCTCAGAAGCACCATGGTACAATGATCTTTTTCCACCTGCTCCAGAGGTCAGAGTAATTtggctgaaaaacaaacacctgATCTGGATTCCTGGAACATTTGACAGGAATCAAGAATGAATCCTCTGGTGCAGGTCTCCCAATGGGCAGGAATGGCCTGAAGGGGGCGCTGCACACATGAAAACTttctcactttttcctctttttggtgaAGGCATCCAGAACCAACAGGTAGAACCTCACGGAGCAGGAATTACCCTGGAGTTACATCCAGGATCATCttggttctcctccctgttaaaggggagttttcctctccactgtcgcttcatgcatgctcagtataagggattgctgcaatgccatcaacaatgcagacgactgtccactgtggctctacgctctttcaggaggagtgaatgctgcttggagagacttgatgcaacctgctgggtttccttagagaggaaac comes from Fundulus heteroclitus isolate FHET01 chromosome 4, MU-UCD_Fhet_4.1, whole genome shotgun sequence and encodes:
- the dapk2a gene encoding death-associated protein kinase 2a isoform X1, yielding MELFKQHNVEDFYEIGEELGSGQFAIVKQCRERSSGREYAAKFIKKRQSMASSRGVRREEIEREVTILQQIQHPNIVTLHDVYENRTDVVLILELVSGGELFDFLAQKESLSEEEATQFIKQILEGVNYLHTRKIAHFDLKPENIMLLDKNVALPRIKLIDFGLAHTIEAGVEFKNIFGTPEFVAPEIVNYEPLGLEADMWSIGVITYILLSGASPFLGETKQDTLRNITAVNYEFDEEFFGHTSELAKKFISQLLEKDKRKRLTIQDALCHPWIKSNELREEGKAQEPKKRERRQLKTKRLREYTIKSHSSMPPNNTYVNFERFAQVVEDIGQMESSFLGLAAVRDSLQDDIDALVSIYNEKEAWYKEESEAVRHELSQIRYEFRKVEASKRSLQEEVQAFSGSLAAVSGRFQERQGHFDALRLELSNELKWVQEVVGSLPADGGGGGYPGCSFATVFNNDVNEALKELLNRSCGGELLSGINLDLTETGQQR
- the dapk2a gene encoding death-associated protein kinase 2a isoform X2, which gives rise to MASSRGVRREEIEREVTILQQIQHPNIVTLHDVYENRTDVVLILELVSGGELFDFLAQKESLSEEEATQFIKQILEGVNYLHTRKIAHFDLKPENIMLLDKNVALPRIKLIDFGLAHTIEAGVEFKNIFGTPEFVAPEIVNYEPLGLEADMWSIGVITYILLSGASPFLGETKQDTLRNITAVNYEFDEEFFGHTSELAKKFISQLLEKDKRKRLTIQDALCHPWIKSNELREEGKAQEPKKRERRQLKTKRLREYTIKSHSSMPPNNTYVNFERFAQVVEDIGQMESSFLGLAAVRDSLQDDIDALVSIYNEKEAWYKEESEAVRHELSQIRYEFRKVEASKRSLQEEVQAFSGSLAAVSGRFQERQGHFDALRLELSNELKWVQEVVGSLPADGGGGGYPGCSFATVFNNDVNEALKELLNRSCGGELLSGINLDLTETGQQR